A window of the Lactuca sativa cultivar Salinas chromosome 7, Lsat_Salinas_v11, whole genome shotgun sequence genome harbors these coding sequences:
- the LOC111905042 gene encoding cellulose synthase A catalytic subunit 3 [UDP-forming] — MESGEIGGKSLKTVGGQVCQICGDNVGSTEKGELFIACDVCAFPVCRPCYEYERKDGNQSCPQCKTRYKRQKGSPAVFGDKEEDVDVDVDENTADFPLTESQADKQKIAQRMLSWHMTYGRGEDTNAPAYDKEIPRNHIPSLTSAQEVSGEFSAASPERLSMASPPPGGRRTHSLPYHGDVNQSPNIRVVDPVREFGTAGLGNVAWKERVDGWKLKQDKNVVPLTTSHAASERGQDIDATTDVLVDDSLLNDEARQPLSRKVSIPSSRINPYRMVIVLRLVILCIFLHYRITNPVTNAYPLWLLSVICEIWFAISWILDQFPKWLPVNRETYLDRLALRYDREGETSQLAAVDIFVSTVDPLKEPPLVTANTVLSILAVDYPVDKVSCYVSDDGAAMLTFEALSETSEFARKWVPFCKKYSIEPRAPEWYFNQKIDYLKDKIQPTFVKDRRLMKREYEEFKIRINALVAKAQKVPEEGWIMQDGTPWPGNNTRDHPGMIQVFLGQSGGFDSEGNELPRLVYVSREKRPGFQHHKKAGAMNALVRVSAVLTNGPFLLNLDCDHYINNSKAVREAMCFMMDPNLGKYVCYVQFPQRFDGIDRNDRYANRNTVFFDINLRGLDGIQGPVYVGTGCVFNRTALYGYEPPLKPKKKREAGFLSSCFGGSKKKSQSNKKGLDKKQSSKHVDPTVPIFNLEDIEEGVEGAGLDDEKSLLMSQMTLEKRFGQSAVFVASTLMENGGVPQSAAPETLLKEAIHVISCGYEDKTDWGTEIGWIYGSVTEDILTGFKMHARGWRSIYCMPPRPAFKGSAPINLSDRLNQVLRWALGSVEILFSRHCPIWYGYNGRLKWLERFAYINTTIYPITSIPLVVYCTLPAVCLLTGKFIIPQISNLASLWFISLFLSIFATGILEMRWSGVGIDEWWRNEQFWVIGGVSAHLFAVFQGLLKVLAGIDTNFTVTSKASDEDGDFAELYLFKWTTLLIAPTTLLIVNLVGVVAGISYAINSGYQSWGPLFGKLFFAFWVIVHLYPFLKGLMGKQNRMPTIVVVWSILLASIFSLLWVRIDPFTTRVTGPDVKYCGINC, encoded by the exons ATGGAATCAGGAGAAATTGGG GGGAAGTCTTTGAAGACTGTGGGAGGTCAAGTTTGTCAGATATGTGGCGATAATGTTGGCAGCACAGAAAAAGGAGAATTGTTCATTGCTTGTGATGTCTGTGCATTCCCAGTTTGCAGGCCATGCTATGAATATGAGCGCAAAGATGGCAATCAGTCTTGCCCTCAATGCAAAACCAGATACAAGAGACAAAAAG GAAGTCCTGCTGTTTTTGGAGACAAAGAAGAggatgttgatgttgatgttgatgagAATACTGCTGACTTTCCCTTAACAGAAAGTCAAGCTGATAAGCAGAAGATAGCACAGCGCATGCTGAGCTGGCACATGACATATGGACGAGGGGAAGATACAAATGCTCCAGCTTATGATAAAGAGATTCCTCGTAACCACATACCTTCACTAACCAGTGCACAAGAG GTTTCTGGTGAGTTCTCTGCAGCATCTCCTGAACGTCTTTCAATGGCCTCTCCTCCACCAGGGGGTAGAAGAACACACTCCCTCCCTTACCATGGTGATGTTAATCAATCAC ctaACATTAGGGTTGTGGACCCTGTGAGGGAGTTTGGAACTGCAGGATTAGGAAATGTTGCATGGAAAGAAAGAGTTGATGGATGGAAGTTAAAACAAGACAAGAATGTGGTTCCATTGACAACTAGCCATGCTGCTTCTGAAAGAGGTCAAGATATTGATGCCACTACTGATGTTCTAGTTGATGACTCATTGTT GAATGATGAAGCCAGACAGCCTCTTTCAAGGAAGGTTTCAATTCCATCATCAAGGATTAATCCATACAGAATGGTTATTGTACTTCGGTTGGTGATTCTTTGCATCTTCTTGCATTATCGGATAACAAATCCAGTGACAAATGCATATCCCTTGTGGCTACTCTCTGTTATATGTGAGATCTGGTTTGCAATATCTTGGATTTTGGATCAGTTCCCGAAATGGCTACCTGTAAATCGTGAAACGTATCTTGATAGATTAGCTCTGAG GTATGACAGGGAAGGAGAAACATCACAATTAGCTGCGGTTGACATTTTTGTGAGTACAGTGGATCCATTAAAGGAGCCTCCTCTAGTCACAGCAAACACTGTTCTCTCTATTCTTGCAGTTGACTACCCTGTTGACAAAGTTTCTTGCTATGTTTCTGATGATGGAGCTGCCATGTTGACTTTTGAAGCTTTATCTGAAACATCAGAGTTTGCAAGAAAATGGGTTCCTTTTTGCAAAAAATATAGCATTGAACCCCGAGCTCCTGAATGGTATTTCAACCAGAAAATTGATTACTTGAAAGATAAAATTCAGCCAACATTTGTCAAAGATCGCAGACTTATGAAG AGAGAATATGAAGAATTCAAAATCCGTATAAATGCCCTTGTTGCCAAGGCTCAAAAGGTCCCTGAAGAGGGCTGGATAATGCAAGATGGCACACCATGGCCTGGAAATAACACCAGAGATCATCCAGGAATGATCCAG GTTTTCTTAGGTCAGAGTGGTGGGTTCGATAGTGAAGGCAATGAGCTGCCACGACTAGTCTACGTTTCCCGAGAAAAGCGTCCGGGATTTCAACATCACAAAAAAGCCGGTGCCATGAACGCACTT GTTCGCGTTTCGGCAGTGCTTACAAATGGGCCTTTCTTGTTGAATCTTGATTGTGATCATTATATCAACAACAGTAAAGCAGTGAGGGAAGCTATGTGTTTCATGAtggatccaaaccttggaaaatACGTTTGTTATGTTCAGTTTCCTCAAAGATTCGATGGAATTGATAGAAATGATCGTTACGCGAATCGAAACACTGTTTTCTTTGAT ATTAACTTGAGAGGTTTAGACGGGATTCAAGGTCCTGTTTATGTGGGAACTGGTTGTGTTTTCAATAGGACAGCGTTATATGGGTATGAACCACCACTTAAACCCAAGAAAAAGAGAGAAGCGGGTTTCTTATCAAGCTGCTTTGGTGGATCAAAAAAGAAAAGTCAATCAAATAAAAAAGGGTTGGATAAAAAGCAATCTAGTAAACATGTTGACCCCACTGTGCCAATATTTAACCTAGAAGACATAGAAGAAGGCGTTGAAG GAGCTGGGCTTGACGATGAGAAGTCATTGCTGATGTCACAAATGACACTTGAGAAAAGATTTGGGCAATCAGCTGTGTTTGTTGCATCCACACTTATGGAGAACGGAGGTGTGCCTCAATCTGCAGCACCCGAGACTCTTTTGAAAGAGGCTATTCATGTTATCAGTTGTGGCTATGAAGACAAAACAGACTGGGGAACTGAG ATCGGATGGATTTACGGGTCGGTGACAGAAGATATTCTTACGGGATTCAAAATGCACGCGCGTGGTTGGCGATCGATATACTGTATGCCACCACGTCCAGCTTTCAAAGGTTCAGCTCCTATCAATTTATCAGATCGATTAAACCAAGTGCTTCGTTGGGCTTTGGGATCAGTTGAAATTCTCTTCAGCAGACATTGTCCTATTTGGTATGGATATAATGGACGCCTGAAATGGCTCGAACGTTTTGCatacatcaacacaacaatctaTCCAATCACCTCAATTCCGCTCGTCGTCTACTGTACTCTGCCAGCTGTCTGTCTTCTCACCGGAAAATTCATCATCCCCCAG ATTAGTAATCTCGCAAGTTTATGGTTCATATCACTTTTTCTCTCCATCTTCGCAACCGGTATCCTCGAAATGAGATGGAGTGGAGTCGGAATTGATGAGTGGTGGAGAAACGAACAGTTTTGGGTCATCGGAGGTGTTTCCGCTCATCTGTTCGCGGTATTCCAAGGTCTGCTCAAAGTTCTCGCCGGAATCGACACCAATTTCACTGTTACCTCAAAGGCGTCGGACGAAGACGGTGATTTTGCGGAGCTTTACTTGTTTAAATGGACGACGCTTCTGATTGCGCCGACGACTCTGTTGATTGTGAATTTAGTCGGAGTGGTGGCCGGAATTTCGTACGCGATTAACAGTGGGTATCAGTCGTGGGGCCcgctatttggtaaactcttctTTGCGTTTTGGGTGATTGTACATCTTTACCCTTTTCTCAAGGGTTTGATGGGGAAACAGAATCGGATGCCGACGATTGTTGTTGTGTGGTCGATTCTTCTTGCGTCGATCTTCTCGTTGTTGTGGGTGAGGATTGACCCGTTTACGACTCGGGTTACGGGCCCGGATGTTAAGTATTGTGGAATAAACTGTTGA